In Phaseolus vulgaris cultivar G19833 chromosome 3, P. vulgaris v2.0, whole genome shotgun sequence, the sequence ATTCTCACACAAGTTAAACTTAACTAAATATGCATTAATCAAATTTAACCAAATCTTACCAACAAAACATGTGTATATTAATGTGTTTAATACCTTCATTTGTCTTCATGCATCTACTTATgagatttttatcttttatttcttgAATCATGCGAGATTAATTAAAAGAGtgcaaactaaaaaaaatcaaaattagaaaaaataattgaaccatctaacattttgaaaacaaCCTTTAAAAAAACAGATTTCAAAACAACTAGaggattaaaataaatttttaccaaaaaattaaaaaacaaaacttttattACTCAAAACCTTAAAATTCAATGTAAAATTACAACGAATCAACTAACAGTTTATCCTAACAAAAACGAAAGAAAAAACAAACCATCTAACACAAACCATCTAACACAACATTCAAAACACATCACGTAAcacttccttcttcttttcatcCATTAAAACTTACCACCACGCCTACCACCGCACTGCACTTCACACAACCTAGAGGAACTCAACTCACCAACGAATCAATGAAAACACAGACCCAACTCTACACACTAGCAAACCCAACAACACTAACTCACAAGCAAACCAAATATACCAACTCAAGCTCAAACAAGAAGGAACAACCAAAGATACAACACAAATTGTGCATTAACTCGTTTTTAACCTACGATTCAAATGCTGAACTGGTAAAACGATTCTCTGAATATGTTCAGGAATCTCGCATGTATGGCACGGTGCAAAAATTTCTGCGAACAAATAAATCGTAAACATGCACAAACAAATAAAGTGAGAACAAATTTGTATTTTCAAAGTTTGTTAGTTGTATTTCTTTAACTTTCTTCGCACTACGCACTCTCCTCCCACAAACCGATGTACTCATATCATCCCACAATATTAGAAATAACAAGATTTCTTCTTACTTTTTTCATTCAGATAAATAGTTTTCATCATGATCTAAACACGGttagaaatattaaaattacataaaacaCAACTATTAAGAGATATTAAAGGCAACAGGcataaagaggaaaaaagaaAGGTTGCAACAAACGTTCCTTTTTGAGTGCAAAAGTGAATTATTCATAAACGTGTATATCTTACGTAATGTTTTTTCATATTGATAAATAGTAACCTGAAAAATCAAAGGCCATTAATGGCTATGGCAATGACTATGACAACTGGTGATAAAATATGATCCGTAATTAGATGAAGTATTGGACATGTTCGTTGCTCCCCGTAACCCAGTTTTGAGTGAAGACAAAACTACATGTCCTTGATAACAGTGTTAATCTCATGTGAGACAGTATCATTAAAAAATAGGCAATATAAAGCAAAAGACAACATTGTGAcagtcaatgaacacatgcagCATCTGTGCCAAAAGGAAAGTGAAGATGACACAAAACCAACATCGTAAGAAGAATAAAAGTAAAAACAGCTGGAAATACAACGTGGCTGATACCTATTGGATGCAAAGTTGGCACAAAGACAATGATCATGCACCCAAGAATGCCCAAACACCACACAAAAATTCACCATTCGGTTTTCGCACATTCAATCACATTATCAACCTTCTTCAACTTCATTATTTAGCTTTTCAAAtacttaatattatatataattttctttcttctctttttatgtgcatattttaaattataaaacatttcaaaacACATAATATAAgatcattttaaattttctctCAACTTTTACCTATCTTCTGACTTTTTCTACTTTTCAGTAATATACACATTGAATAGGAtattaaacaaacaaattaCATGCAAAGTACGAATATTAAAAAGacagaaaaatattattacctAATTTTTAGTCTTGACCTTGTGACATAACTATATGATCCACATTTATATTTATCACAAGAAAAGGTTTCGCTTaacatattttctaaaatgtaaataaaaataaaaatacgtaGAATGACGTATCTGATATAAACTTTTTGAcgttaagaaaaataaatagtgATGTAATACGTACGTATGAATATCCTCGACACCCCAAAACGCGTAGCATCGATCGTCTTCtgatttctctttcttctcccaTTCTTCTTCAACCTCACCATTAtcgctctctctctctctgtgctCTCTCTCGTTCAacaatgtcttcttcttcttcacacAACTCTTTCCTCTccttcgtcttcttcttcatcattctCACCCTCACACATTCGTCCACTGAGTACCTCAAGTTACCGTTACTCCCTCGAACAACACTATCCAACGTCTCCAACATCCTCGCCGCCGACCTCCACCGCCTCTCCGGCCGGCGCACTTCTCCCCAGTCCCCGCTCACTTCCGGCGCTGCCATGGGCTCCGGACAGTACTTTGCGGACCTCCGCATCGGATCCCCGCCGCAGCGCCTCCTCCTGGTAGTCGACACCGGCAGCGACCTCGTCTGGGTGAAATGCTCCGCCTGTCGTAACTGCTCCACCAACCGTCCCGGATCCGCATTTCTGCCCCGACATTCCAGAAGCTTCTCCCCTTACCACTGCTACGACTCGCTCTGTCGATTGGTTCCTCACCCCACCCCCACACACTGCAACAACCGCACCAAACTCCACACACCCTGCCGCTACGAATATTCCTACGCGGACGGGTCCACCACAACGGGCTTCTTCTCCAAGGAAACGACGACGTTCAACACCAGCTCCAAGAAACAAGAGAAAATTAAAAACCTGGCATTCGGGTGCGGGTTTAAAAACTCAGGTCCCAGCGTAACAGGTTCCAGCTTCAACGGTGCGCAGGGCGTAATGGGACTGGGCCGTGGGCCCATTTCGTTTTCTTCCCAACTTGGCCGCAAATTCGGGAACACCTTCTCTTACTGTCTACTCGACTACACCCTATCCCCGCCCCCCAAAAGCTACCTCACCATCGGTGCCTCCTCACACGATGTCGTTTCGCGGAAGTTGTTCAGCTACACGCCGTTAGTGACTAACCCTCTATCTCCCTCGTTTTACTACATCACCATTCAGAGTGTCTCCGTCGACGGCGTCAGGTTACCGATAAACCCTTCCGTTTGGGGCATCGACGAGAACGGAAACGGTGGCACCGTCGTGGACTCCGGCACCACGCTCTCTTTTCTAGCGGAGCCAGCTTATAAGCAGGTTCTGGCCGCGTTCCGGCGGCGCGTGAGGCTTCCTGCGGCGGAGGAAGCCGCTGCGCTCGGGTTCGACCTTTGTGTTAACGTCTCCGGCGTGGCAAGGCCGAGGCTGCCGAAGCTGAGATTCGTCCTCGCCGGAAAATCGGTGCTGTCGCCGCCGGCAGGGAATTATTTTATTGAGCCGGTGGAGGGAGTAAAGTGCCTCGCGGTTCAGCCGGTTCGACCGGGTTCTGGTTTTTCTGTGATTGGGAACTTGATGCAGCAAGGGTATTTGTTTGAATTCGACTTGGACCGGTCGCGGGTCGGGTTTTCGCGTCACGGGTGTGCGGTTCGCTAAACATGAAAACTGAAACTGTAAAACGAACCgggttatttattttaaatcataCGGATTTGTTACTTTTGCCACGTGTATTTTTTTTGGGGCATTTGAGTTTGTTTGGATTGTTGCTGTCAACAATCTCTCGGTGGACGAAGGTTGTAATGATctgtattttattatattttatattttggaaattctttttggtttatttattatttatctgaTATTTTTGTtgtgtagttttttttaatagaaaatgaAATAATGACGTCTTTTATGTAAGAGttaagtattttaatttttttaacttaaaacaaataattatgatatttctatttaataactTTGAAAATACATTGTCAAGTATACCAGATTGTTGAGAAATTcagaatttgaaaaaaagaagaagagaagagataataatgacaaaatttaaataaaaataattataaatatagaaataatttaaatataaagaaatgtTACATATTAATGCTAGGTATTGATTTTGTTaactttttcatataatttattataatcttaatctaataattttgataatttaattaatctaatgatttaagaatttaatttaatcataatCTAAGCGAAAACAATTCTAAGGAagatttaaataaaacattattaagTAATGTACCACTAGTTGAGAACTTGAATATTAAGTAATGTACCACGTACActaaacactaaaaaaatacttaagtATTAAAAGTATAGTGTAGTGTTTCTATAAACTGAACTTTTATGTTGTAACTTTAGTAACTAAGTATTGTTGTATGATCACGACTCTTTGAATTGTCTCACTCAAATGCTCTTTTTTTtagtgagattttttttttaaaaaccttaacaaaaaaaaaagagtaaaattataataaaaaaaactaatatacaattaaataaaaccaaacataaaaattattctAGAAAATTGgacatttttaaaaaagaatttatagtcaaacaaatattttatcttttttctcAATCTCTTATGCAAGCacataatttaatacaaaaattatatcATATCTACAATCAAACTATAAGAAGAAACTTCGAAATGACTAACCAttataatcattaaaaaataaatttatatttacttaCTATCTTTACAATTTGTAATTCATTTATACTTATCAGGTAATGTTCCCTCAATTCATGTCTTTACTCattcaattaaattttgtttgtcATTTAAAACAACTACATGAAAGCATACATGTGTGAAAATGACTAAAGAGTTTCATGACATATAATGTGGCTAAGCTATAAAAAATTCTAgatttttctagttttttttaaatataacaatTAGTCATACCTCACCATTACTTCTTTATTCTTTCAAATCACTAGGTTCCTAATGACAATTTTCAAATCCTAAAagtttatttgtttgtttttccaACTATTTAGGTAAAGGAATTAAAAGAAATGGAATGGCTGAAAAAAgaacaattaaaattaaataaataaaataaattcgtGTCggagttattaaaaaataaatttcttgtttttgttataaaattaaaagcTATAAACTcgtatttatattttctattcTATTAAATGAttaattcattattattttatttttactatatttGTTGTATTTGTAAAATGTGGTTGAAGGTTGTATGATGACAAACCCTAGAATAGGTGacttgtattaaaaaatataaattatttaatatatgattTGAGTTGGGTCCGTGGAAGTTTGATGATTTTGAGGAAAGTGTATGTATGTTACAagtgaaatgaatattattaattaaggtcaaataattaattaactt encodes:
- the LOC137806235 gene encoding aspartyl protease family protein 2 produces the protein MSSSSSHNSFLSFVFFFIILTLTHSSTEYLKLPLLPRTTLSNVSNILAADLHRLSGRRTSPQSPLTSGAAMGSGQYFADLRIGSPPQRLLLVVDTGSDLVWVKCSACRNCSTNRPGSAFLPRHSRSFSPYHCYDSLCRLVPHPTPTHCNNRTKLHTPCRYEYSYADGSTTTGFFSKETTTFNTSSKKQEKIKNLAFGCGFKNSGPSVTGSSFNGAQGVMGLGRGPISFSSQLGRKFGNTFSYCLLDYTLSPPPKSYLTIGASSHDVVSRKLFSYTPLVTNPLSPSFYYITIQSVSVDGVRLPINPSVWGIDENGNGGTVVDSGTTLSFLAEPAYKQVLAAFRRRVRLPAAEEAAALGFDLCVNVSGVARPRLPKLRFVLAGKSVLSPPAGNYFIEPVEGVKCLAVQPVRPGSGFSVIGNLMQQGYLFEFDLDRSRVGFSRHGCAVR